TTTTTGTAGAATCTCAGTGGTGTTGGTGTATGGACCATGTGGTGCGAATGCTGGCGTGATACGTGGGTGATCTTTGTATTCTTCAATGAAGTTTAGTGTGTAGTCGATACCCGCTTCTGCGTTTTTCGCTGATGCAACAGGGAACTTGATGATGGTTTCACCAAGAATGGCACGCATACCAATCTTATCAACGGTTTTTGCTACTTCGTCTTCAAAGTAGTACATATCTGCGTAAGTGGTTACGCCACCTTTTAGCATCTCAACGTTACCTAGGTTGGCACCGATACGAACCATGTCACGAGAAACCAGTTTTGCTTCGAGTGGGAAGATGTAGCGGTGTAGGCGATCGGGCACGTCGTCCGCTAGTGAGCGGAATACGGTCATTGAAACGTGAGTATGCGTGTTAATCAGACCCGGCATCACGATGTCACCATCAACATCGAGCACTTTATCAGCTTTGTATTGCTTCTCTAGTGATTCGTCGCCAACTGCGATGATTTTGTTATCTTTCACTACGACAGTACCGTTTTCATAAACGGTTTTGTCTTGGTTCATGGTTAGAACCATCGCGTCGGTGATCATCAGATCAACTTTTTCTGCAGCAGTGGTAGCGGCTGAGAATAGACCAAAGCTTGCGATTGCTGTTGCTAATAAAGTGCGTTTCATTGTTATCACTAAACCTATAAAGGGGGAGATAGGAAATTTGCGCAGAATATGGCAACAAGCCCGTTTATTTGCAAACGTTTGCTCTTTTGTTTTCAACTAAACGTGATCTAGATCTCTCAATGTTAAAGATGATGAATAAGTCTGCTAAGTTATGAAAATTGCGCAGCTATTTGACCTTTTTGTAACGACTTCGCTGTAGGTTATGCAGTTACTCAGATATAATGACCACATACCTTCCTTGCTAATTGGGCTTGCTTATGTCAGACCAAATCCATAACGATCCATTCGCTGATCGTGAATCAGAAAACTATGAAAATCCGATTCCAAGCCGTGAGTTTATTCTAGAGTTTCTAGAACAGGCTGGAGTACCACTTAACCGCAATGATTTGTTTGAAGCGCTACAACTTGAAGGCGAAGAACAATATGAAGGTTTGCGCCGTCGACTGCGTGCGATGGAACGTGATGGTCAGTTAGTTTTCACCCGTCGCCAATGTTATGCCTTGCCGGCAAAACTCGAGATGGTGAAGGGTTATGTGATTGGTCATAAAGACGGTCATGGCTGGGTACGTCCAGAAGGAAGTACGGGCAAGGACAATGATATCGTTTTGCCACATCATCAGATGAAAAATATCATTCATGGTGATTTTGTGTTGGTACAACCAACAGACAACTCTAAGCGAGGCCGAAAAGAAGGTCGTTTAGTGCGAGTGTTGGAAGAGCGCAACACACAAATCGTTGGTCGTTTCTTCTTGGAATACGGCTACTCATACGTGGTTGCTGATGATTCTCGCATCAGCCATGACATTCTGATCCCAAATGACCAAAAAGCCGGTGCTCGCATGGGTAATGTGGTGGTTATCGAGATCACTGATCGTGGTTCACGCTCACGTGGCATGATGGGTAAGGTAGTGGAAGTCCTAGGTGAAAACATGGCGCCAGGTATGGAAACGCAAATTGCGATTCGCACTCACCAAATTCCGCATGAATGGCCAGAAGCGGTGGATAAGCAAATTGCCAACTTGGGCGAGGAAGTGCCTGAAGAAGCAAAAGTTGGCCGTGTGGATTTGCGTCAATTACCACTTGTCACCATTGATGGTGAAGACGCGCGTGACTTTGATGATGCGGTTTTCTGTGAAGCCAAAAAAGGCGGTGGCTGGCGTTTGTGGGTAGCGATTGCTGACGTAAGTTACTACGTTCGCCCAGAGACAGCGTTAGATAAAGAAGCGATTAACCGTGGTAACTCGGTTTACTTCCCATCGCAAGTTGTACCGATGCTGCCAGAAGTTCTGTCGAACGGCTTATGTTCGCTTAACCCGCAAGTTGACCGTCTATGTATGGTGTGTGAGATGACTATCTCGGCTAGCGGCAAGCTATCAAGCTACAAGCACTATGAAGCGGTGATGAACTCCCATGCACGTTTGACCTACAACAAAGTAGGTGCCATTTTAGATGGCGATGAAGAATTGCGTGAACGCTACCAACCATTGGTTGGCCATCTTGAAGAATTGCACAAGATGTACAAAGTGCTTAAAGAAGCACGTGATATGCGTGGTGCGATTGAGTTTGAAACGGTTGAAACCAAGTTCATCTTTAATGCTGAGCGTAAGATTGACCGCATTGAACCTGTGATCCGTAACGACGCACACAAGATCATCGAAGAATGTATGATTTTGGCTAACATCGCTTCGGCATCCTTGGTTGAGAAAGCGAAAGAGCCAGCGCTATTCCGTATTCATGAAACTCCGGGTGAACTACGTCTACAAGGTTTCCGTGATTTTCTAGGTGAACTAGGTCTGAATCTTGGTGGTGGTTTAGAACCGTCGCCGACTGACTATGCGGAGTTGGTGCGCCAAATCGCAGAGCGCCAAGATAAAGAACTGATTCAAACCATGCTGCTACGCTCAATGAAGCAAGCGGTGTACAACGCAGATAACTGCGGTCACTTTGGTTTGGCGCTAAAACGTTATGCCCATTTTACTTCGCCAATTCGTCGCTACCCAGACTTATTGCTGCACCGTGCAATCAAATACCTGATTGCCAAAGAAGAGGGGCGTAACCAAGACCGTTGGACACCAACCGGTGGCTATCATTACTCATTTGATGATATGGACTTTTACGGTGAGCAATGTTCGATGACTGAACGTCGAGCGGATGATGCAACCCGTGAAGTAGCTGATTGGCTCAAATGTGAATACATGCAAGACCATGTTGGTGAAGAGTTGGATGGTGTGATTGCCAAC
Above is a window of Vibrio taketomensis DNA encoding:
- the rnr gene encoding ribonuclease R translates to MSDQIHNDPFADRESENYENPIPSREFILEFLEQAGVPLNRNDLFEALQLEGEEQYEGLRRRLRAMERDGQLVFTRRQCYALPAKLEMVKGYVIGHKDGHGWVRPEGSTGKDNDIVLPHHQMKNIIHGDFVLVQPTDNSKRGRKEGRLVRVLEERNTQIVGRFFLEYGYSYVVADDSRISHDILIPNDQKAGARMGNVVVIEITDRGSRSRGMMGKVVEVLGENMAPGMETQIAIRTHQIPHEWPEAVDKQIANLGEEVPEEAKVGRVDLRQLPLVTIDGEDARDFDDAVFCEAKKGGGWRLWVAIADVSYYVRPETALDKEAINRGNSVYFPSQVVPMLPEVLSNGLCSLNPQVDRLCMVCEMTISASGKLSSYKHYEAVMNSHARLTYNKVGAILDGDEELRERYQPLVGHLEELHKMYKVLKEARDMRGAIEFETVETKFIFNAERKIDRIEPVIRNDAHKIIEECMILANIASASLVEKAKEPALFRIHETPGELRLQGFRDFLGELGLNLGGGLEPSPTDYAELVRQIAERQDKELIQTMLLRSMKQAVYNADNCGHFGLALKRYAHFTSPIRRYPDLLLHRAIKYLIAKEEGRNQDRWTPTGGYHYSFDDMDFYGEQCSMTERRADDATREVADWLKCEYMQDHVGEELDGVIANVTSFGFFVRLTELHIDGLVHISSLANDYYQFDPIGQRLIGESFGAIYRLGDAVKVKVLSVNLNDKQIDFELVETSRKVRGKGKTTKKRAAEAQKKAKEKKRTATGSRAGRKATPDIEPTKRPERKERKKDVKAEEKKPKVKKARKKKPHSKPKKTKRATSE